The proteins below come from a single Desulfitobacterium metallireducens DSM 15288 genomic window:
- the queF gene encoding preQ(1) synthase codes for MSRQKNELETVTLLGNHVDLSFNYNPDILQYFVNKHQENDYWVKFNCPEFTSLCPMTGQPDFATIYISYIPDIKMVESKSLKLYLLSFRNNGDFHEDVVNIIMKDLIKLLDPRYIEVCGKFLPRGGISIDPYCNYGKSEKWEKFAAQRLLYHDIQLEHVDNR; via the coding sequence ATGTCACGACAAAAAAACGAACTTGAAACAGTTACCTTACTTGGAAATCATGTGGACTTAAGTTTCAACTACAATCCTGATATACTTCAGTATTTTGTCAATAAGCATCAGGAAAACGATTATTGGGTAAAATTTAACTGCCCTGAATTTACTTCACTTTGCCCTATGACAGGGCAGCCCGACTTTGCAACGATCTATATCAGCTATATTCCTGACATCAAGATGGTCGAAAGTAAGTCACTCAAACTTTATTTGTTAAGCTTCAGAAATAACGGAGACTTCCATGAAGATGTGGTCAATATCATCATGAAAGACTTAATTAAATTACTGGATCCTCGTTACATTGAAGTCTGTGGCAAGTTTCTGCCCAGGGGTGGGATCAGTATCGATCCGTATTGCAATTATGGTAAGAGTGAAAAGTGGGAGAAGTTTGCCGCTCAACGACTTCTTTATCACGATATTCAGCTAGAACATGTCGATAATCGTTAG
- the trpB gene encoding tryptophan synthase subunit beta, translating to MLQGRFGIHGGQFIPETLMNAVIELEEAYNRYKNDPEFNEELDSLLKNYAGRPSLLYYAEKMTRDLGGAKVYLKREDLNHTGSHKLNNVLGQVLLAKRMGKTRVIAETGAGQHGVATATAAALMGMECEIYMGKEDIDRQALNVYRMELLGAKVHSVTSGTQTLKDAVNETMREWTARVEDTHYVLGSVMGPHPFPTIVRDFQSVIGREVKEQMLQKESRLPDALLACVGGGSNAMGLFYEFIGDPDVHLVGCEAAGKGVDTDKTAATMATGTIGIFHGMKSYFCQDQYGQIAPVYSISAGLDYPGIGPEHAHLHDIGRAEYVPVTDDEAVEAFEYLSRMEGIIPAIESAHAVAYARKLAPTMGKDQILVVNLSGRGDKDVAAIARYRGVQIYE from the coding sequence ATGTTGCAAGGACGATTTGGAATCCATGGAGGACAATTTATTCCCGAAACGTTGATGAATGCAGTGATTGAGTTAGAAGAGGCTTACAACCGCTATAAGAATGATCCTGAATTCAATGAGGAGTTAGATTCTCTTCTTAAAAACTACGCAGGGAGGCCCTCGTTGCTCTATTACGCAGAAAAGATGACCCGTGATCTCGGCGGAGCAAAGGTTTATCTCAAACGCGAGGATCTCAACCATACCGGTTCACACAAGCTTAACAACGTTCTCGGCCAAGTACTTTTGGCCAAAAGAATGGGTAAAACCCGCGTCATCGCTGAAACAGGAGCAGGACAGCACGGTGTAGCCACGGCGACCGCTGCGGCACTCATGGGCATGGAATGTGAGATATATATGGGAAAGGAAGACATTGATCGTCAAGCGCTCAATGTTTACCGCATGGAACTGCTAGGTGCAAAGGTGCATTCTGTCACGAGTGGCACGCAAACGCTCAAAGATGCAGTGAACGAAACGATGCGTGAATGGACGGCTCGTGTGGAAGATACGCACTATGTGCTCGGTTCAGTCATGGGACCCCACCCGTTTCCGACGATTGTTCGTGATTTCCAAAGCGTGATTGGACGCGAAGTTAAAGAGCAGATGCTCCAAAAAGAGAGCAGACTACCGGACGCCTTACTCGCCTGTGTTGGGGGTGGCAGCAATGCGATGGGACTATTTTATGAATTTATCGGAGATCCGGATGTTCACCTCGTTGGCTGTGAAGCTGCAGGAAAGGGCGTCGACACCGATAAAACTGCCGCAACCATGGCTACTGGAACGATAGGTATCTTTCATGGTATGAAGTCTTATTTCTGTCAGGATCAGTATGGTCAGATTGCTCCCGTTTATTCCATTTCAGCTGGACTTGACTATCCAGGTATTGGTCCTGAACATGCCCATCTGCATGATATCGGTAGAGCCGAATATGTGCCAGTTACCGATGATGAGGCCGTTGAGGCCTTCGAATACCTCTCCCGGATGGAGGGAATTATTCCAGCTATCGAAAGTGCCCATGCGGTAGCTTACGCGAGAAAACTAGCTCCGACAATGGGCAAAGACCAAATCCTGGTCGTTAATCTATCGGGCAGAGGCGATAAAGATGTCGCTGCAATAGCCCGTTACAGGGGGGTACAAATCTATGAATAA
- a CDS encoding SLC13 family permease, with protein MMIISATLLSIVLVIFTLGKSPIFRVDRAGAAIIGATLTIATGVLSFDEAISAVDYRTIILLFSMMLISSYMNAIGLFDFLGHYIMKRLRTPKGLLIVVIIMAGLLSALLINDIVCLFFTPVVITVTRRAKLSSIPYLIAVALASNIGSAATLIGNPQNILIGSLSHLSFSWYLLLALPISLIGLFLTYIVLAKIYTKELSQTLVLPSESVRVKPIPRFLLLKGIVTLLGVILSFLFGLDPALVASLGAAILLITRRLKPNKVYAGIDYNLLVIFIGLFVVVGGVEKSGLLNMLLGTMKEVSLPVFMILTVILSNIVSNVPAVMLLKFMIPPEQNSIWWANIAIFSTLAGNLTITGSIANLIVVELAKKNGIHIRFFDYLRIGFPITIILVLIGMLYFKMLFGI; from the coding sequence ATGATGATTATTTCAGCAACCCTTCTCAGCATTGTTCTGGTGATTTTTACCCTTGGAAAAAGTCCGATTTTCCGTGTCGATCGGGCAGGAGCAGCGATAATTGGGGCAACATTAACTATCGCAACTGGGGTACTTTCCTTTGATGAAGCAATAAGTGCCGTGGATTACCGAACAATCATTTTACTTTTTTCTATGATGCTCATTTCCTCATATATGAATGCTATCGGTTTATTTGATTTTCTGGGTCATTACATCATGAAGCGACTTAGAACTCCGAAAGGATTGCTAATCGTTGTTATTATTATGGCAGGATTATTATCCGCCTTGCTCATCAATGATATCGTATGCTTATTCTTTACCCCGGTCGTTATTACAGTAACTCGTCGTGCAAAACTCTCCTCAATACCGTATCTGATTGCTGTAGCGCTAGCTTCTAACATTGGGAGTGCCGCAACCCTCATTGGAAACCCACAAAATATTTTAATTGGCAGCCTTTCACACCTATCTTTTTCTTGGTATTTGCTTCTTGCTTTACCGATCTCGCTTATAGGCCTCTTTTTGACGTATATCGTTTTAGCGAAGATCTACACCAAAGAACTGAGTCAGACTCTGGTATTGCCTTCAGAGTCAGTCCGAGTGAAACCGATACCTCGCTTTCTTTTATTGAAAGGGATTGTTACTCTACTGGGCGTAATTCTCAGTTTTTTGTTCGGGTTAGATCCTGCTCTAGTTGCCAGTCTTGGTGCAGCAATTCTTCTCATTACGCGGAGGCTTAAGCCTAATAAAGTCTACGCCGGAATTGACTATAATCTTCTGGTCATCTTTATTGGTTTGTTTGTGGTTGTTGGTGGAGTCGAAAAGAGCGGCTTATTGAACATGCTTTTGGGTACGATGAAGGAGGTTAGTTTACCTGTTTTCATGATATTAACTGTTATCCTCTCAAATATTGTGAGCAATGTTCCTGCTGTGATGCTTTTGAAATTTATGATACCACCGGAACAAAATTCCATTTGGTGGGCGAATATAGCCATCTTCAGTACGCTTGCAGGCAATTTAACGATAACAGGCTCAATCGCTAATCTAATCGTTGTTGAACTCGCAAAAAAGAACGGAATTCATATTCGCTTTTTTGACTATCTGCGAATCGGCTTTCCGATAACGATTATTCTCGTTCTGATCGGGATGCTTTATTTTAAAATGCTTTTTGGGATATAG
- a CDS encoding TrkH family potassium uptake protein, which produces MNIRLVLGILGKLLSAYSFAMFIPLMIALILNESSLMAFIISILITGLTGVFLVYRCKLSNLKFGAREGFAIVAATWILTSLFGALPYWFSHAAPTYIDAVFETVSGLTTTGASVINDVEALPQSLLFWRSLTHWIGGMGIIVFFITLLPRTGVGAVTLFNAEVPGPTNERIQPRIRDTATALWKIYTVFTAILTFLLWGAGMTFFDAINHAFATMATGGFSTKNTSVMYYDSLSIELILTFFMILAGGNFGIYLMAWRKKNFKPFRNNEFSIYLLIILGATLLIAGSLWYSGGKPIDYALRHALFQVASIITTTGFASDDFDRWTAITKLILFLLMFIGGSSGSTSGGIKVSRIILLTKSTWAELKRAIHPRAVLSIKLDGKAIEPNTIVMVSIFFFLYIVTFAAASMIITGTGLEPFDAMSAVAATLGNVGPGFGVVGPTKTFANVSLLGKSVLTFCMLLGRLEFFTLLILLRPEFWRTKKNW; this is translated from the coding sequence ATGAACATTCGACTTGTGCTGGGTATACTCGGAAAACTCCTATCCGCGTATTCTTTTGCTATGTTTATTCCTTTAATGATTGCACTCATTCTCAACGAATCTAGCTTAATGGCTTTTATCATTTCTATTTTGATCACAGGTTTAACTGGAGTTTTTCTGGTGTATCGTTGCAAGCTCTCTAATTTGAAATTTGGTGCCCGCGAAGGGTTTGCAATTGTTGCAGCAACCTGGATTCTTACTTCTCTGTTTGGAGCATTGCCGTATTGGTTTTCTCATGCCGCCCCTACTTATATAGATGCAGTATTTGAAACCGTCTCTGGGTTAACCACGACAGGGGCTAGTGTCATAAATGATGTGGAAGCATTACCGCAATCACTTCTTTTTTGGAGAAGTCTTACCCATTGGATAGGCGGAATGGGAATTATTGTTTTCTTTATTACCTTACTTCCTAGAACAGGGGTTGGCGCAGTCACTCTTTTTAATGCAGAAGTTCCTGGGCCTACCAATGAGCGTATTCAGCCACGGATACGAGATACTGCGACTGCGCTTTGGAAAATCTACACTGTCTTTACGGCCATTCTCACCTTCCTCCTTTGGGGCGCTGGCATGACCTTCTTTGATGCCATAAACCATGCGTTTGCGACCATGGCAACTGGAGGATTTTCAACTAAAAACACAAGTGTCATGTATTATGATAGTTTATCCATCGAGTTGATTTTGACCTTTTTTATGATACTTGCCGGTGGAAACTTTGGAATTTACTTAATGGCCTGGCGCAAAAAAAACTTCAAGCCCTTCCGTAATAACGAATTCTCTATTTATCTCCTCATCATTCTTGGAGCGACATTGCTTATTGCGGGGAGCCTTTGGTATAGTGGCGGCAAACCAATCGATTATGCTCTTCGTCACGCCTTATTCCAGGTCGCTTCGATTATAACTACGACAGGCTTTGCCTCAGATGACTTTGACCGGTGGACTGCGATAACAAAGCTTATATTATTTCTTCTCATGTTCATCGGTGGAAGTTCAGGCTCTACCTCGGGTGGCATAAAAGTTTCTCGCATTATACTTCTCACCAAAAGTACATGGGCTGAATTGAAAAGAGCAATTCATCCCCGAGCTGTTTTAAGTATCAAGCTTGATGGAAAAGCCATAGAACCCAACACAATCGTCATGGTCAGCATTTTTTTCTTTCTATATATCGTGACTTTTGCTGCAGCAAGTATGATTATTACGGGTACAGGACTTGAGCCCTTTGATGCGATGAGCGCCGTAGCTGCCACCTTAGGCAATGTTGGACCTGGCTTTGGTGTAGTTGGACCAACCAAGACATTTGCCAACGTCAGTCTTTTGGGAAAGTCTGTCTTGACATTCTGTATGCTTTTGGGGCGTTTAGAGTTTTTTACATTGCTCATTTTGCTTCGCCCTGAGTTCTGGCGAACGAAGAAGAATTGGTAA
- a CDS encoding ABC transporter permease — translation MHLKGLAHKLLYIIGAILFLIFAWQILSMILKTPAFPPPKEAITTFIELFSSDLVPHLKISFYRVGVSMIIATVLAVPLGLFLGKSKRADQISAPLLYLTFPIPKVVFLPIFMILLGIGNTSKIVLITLIVFYQILVMTRDAARNVQQEYVLSVKSLRATERELYQHVYFPACLPAIFTSLKIGLGVALAVLFLVETYATQEGIGYFIMNSWSSLAYDQMFAGIIAMSLMGFLLYLLFDTCEKVLCSWVNP, via the coding sequence TTGCACTTAAAAGGCTTAGCTCATAAACTTCTCTATATCATTGGAGCCATTCTATTTCTTATCTTCGCCTGGCAAATTTTATCAATGATTCTCAAGACTCCTGCCTTTCCTCCGCCAAAGGAGGCCATTACGACCTTTATCGAACTTTTTAGTAGCGATCTCGTTCCTCATTTAAAAATCAGCTTTTATCGTGTTGGCGTTAGTATGATCATTGCCACAGTATTAGCTGTCCCACTTGGCCTTTTTTTAGGAAAAAGCAAAAGAGCAGATCAAATTTCAGCCCCTTTGCTTTATCTTACTTTTCCCATTCCCAAAGTTGTATTTCTCCCGATTTTTATGATTCTTCTGGGGATCGGAAATACATCTAAAATCGTTTTAATTACTTTAATTGTATTTTATCAGATCCTCGTCATGACTCGAGATGCCGCTCGCAATGTGCAACAAGAATATGTACTTTCAGTGAAGTCGTTGCGTGCCACAGAAAGAGAACTTTATCAACATGTGTATTTTCCTGCCTGCTTGCCAGCAATTTTTACTTCTCTAAAAATAGGTTTAGGAGTTGCTTTGGCCGTTCTTTTCTTAGTCGAAACCTATGCAACCCAAGAAGGAATCGGTTACTTTATCATGAATTCCTGGAGCAGTCTAGCCTACGATCAAATGTTTGCAGGAATTATTGCAATGTCGCTCATGGGTTTCCTACTTTACTTGCTCTTTGATACGTGTGAAAAAGTCCTGTGTTCTTGGGTAAATCCTTAA
- a CDS encoding DUF2383 domain-containing protein, translating into MENQHQIDTLNELLKGEHMAIHVYDTTKGIQQDNQVSEMLIQFEQDHQRHAEQLTQRIKDLEGTPEAGTGLSGVMANITSVVNSLRGPEHLLEQIYDGEDKGIHAYEDRIDEIDTVSQNVVRQIMNEDHEHLKWFKARMEKEKSERI; encoded by the coding sequence ATGGAAAATCAGCATCAAATTGATACTCTGAATGAGTTACTAAAAGGCGAACATATGGCAATCCATGTTTATGACACCACAAAGGGCATACAGCAGGACAACCAAGTGTCCGAAATGCTCATTCAATTCGAACAAGATCATCAAAGGCACGCTGAACAACTTACACAGAGAATAAAGGACCTAGAGGGTACACCCGAAGCGGGGACTGGCTTATCCGGAGTTATGGCTAATATTACCTCAGTCGTTAATTCCCTGCGAGGCCCGGAACATCTCCTCGAACAAATTTACGACGGAGAAGATAAAGGAATCCATGCCTATGAAGACCGTATTGATGAGATTGACACGGTAAGCCAAAATGTGGTTCGGCAAATTATGAACGAAGATCATGAACACTTGAAATGGTTTAAAGCGAGAATGGAAAAGGAAAAATCAGAACGAATTTAA
- a CDS encoding peptidylprolyl isomerase has protein sequence MKKLKFVLLACLSLFLFTLTGCGSSTQNNANTSNSVNTAPNTNTPAPTNEGASSNAKNPVVTITMESGEEIKIELYPDVAPNTVKNFISLVQKGFYNGTTFHRVIPQFMIQGGDPQGNGLGGPGYNIKGEFTENGFKNSLKHERSVISMARSNAPNSAGSQFFIMVAAAPSLDGKYAAFGKVLSGMETADKIVSSPKDANDKPLQSQIMKTVTVDTFGVSYSEPEVIKK, from the coding sequence TTGAAGAAACTTAAATTTGTGTTACTCGCCTGTTTATCTTTATTCTTATTTACCCTTACCGGATGTGGTTCCTCAACACAAAACAATGCCAACACCTCTAATTCCGTCAATACGGCCCCAAATACAAATACACCGGCACCTACAAATGAGGGGGCGTCTTCTAATGCGAAGAATCCTGTTGTTACGATTACGATGGAGAGTGGGGAAGAGATCAAAATTGAGCTTTACCCTGACGTCGCTCCCAATACAGTGAAAAATTTTATTTCCTTAGTGCAAAAGGGATTTTATAATGGGACGACCTTCCATCGAGTTATACCTCAATTTATGATTCAAGGAGGAGACCCGCAGGGTAATGGTTTGGGTGGACCAGGGTACAACATAAAAGGAGAATTCACTGAAAATGGGTTTAAGAATTCCTTAAAGCACGAACGATCTGTAATCTCGATGGCAAGATCAAACGCCCCTAATTCAGCCGGATCGCAATTCTTCATCATGGTAGCCGCAGCGCCAAGCCTTGATGGTAAATATGCGGCCTTTGGAAAAGTGTTAAGTGGTATGGAAACAGCCGATAAAATTGTAAGCAGCCCTAAAGACGCCAATGATAAACCCTTGCAAAGTCAAATCATGAAAACGGTAACAGTCGATACATTTGGGGTAAGCTATAGTGAGCCTGAAGTTATAAAGAAATAA
- the trkA gene encoding Trk system potassium transporter TrkA, which translates to MRVVIVGAGKVGYILAQYLSQEDHEVIVIEKNDERRAIVQNSLDVMTIAGNGASPAMLLDSEIRKADLMVAVTDSDEVNMIACMSAKHAGIKRTIARVRNQEYAEKDKLKFNESLGIDLTINPEMVTALEISRILLTPAALDVEDFADGRVRMLEVKIPNDSKFTNIALSQLTLPQQVLVAGILRQDRMLIPNGNDIILPHDCVFFVGEHSAIKKLEMHFPVRKSKVERVMIIGAGRIGRHLALILENVGISVKVVDKDRNRCQELAEILNDGLVLCGEGTDIDLLMGEGVGESDAVICLTDDDKLNLLIALIAKHLGAPKTFVRVGRSDYTSLMEQVGVDVVLSPRVLTAGVILRQVRRSDIVSISLLEGAKAEAMEIIVASTSPVAHRKLKEAKLPRNSLIGCIVRDKKAIIPNGDTSLEPGDRVIVFALPDTVPTVVKLFENKLGSK; encoded by the coding sequence GTGCGTGTCGTAATCGTAGGAGCGGGCAAGGTTGGCTATATCTTGGCTCAATATTTATCTCAGGAGGATCACGAAGTTATCGTGATTGAAAAGAATGATGAGCGTCGAGCGATCGTCCAGAACAGTTTAGATGTGATGACAATCGCTGGAAATGGTGCTAGTCCAGCGATGCTTTTAGACTCAGAAATTCGTAAAGCAGATCTTATGGTTGCTGTCACCGATAGTGACGAAGTTAACATGATCGCGTGTATGTCGGCTAAGCATGCAGGAATTAAGCGTACGATTGCTCGCGTCCGGAATCAGGAATATGCTGAAAAAGATAAACTCAAATTTAATGAATCCTTAGGCATTGATTTAACAATTAATCCTGAGATGGTTACAGCCCTTGAAATCAGTCGCATCCTTCTAACACCTGCGGCTTTGGATGTTGAAGATTTTGCGGATGGACGGGTAAGAATGCTTGAGGTGAAAATCCCGAACGATTCAAAGTTCACAAACATTGCTTTGAGTCAACTCACCTTACCTCAACAAGTTTTGGTCGCCGGAATCCTGCGTCAGGATCGCATGCTCATTCCTAATGGGAATGATATAATTCTACCCCATGATTGTGTCTTTTTTGTTGGAGAGCACTCCGCAATTAAAAAATTAGAAATGCACTTTCCCGTCCGAAAATCCAAAGTTGAACGAGTAATGATCATCGGCGCGGGAAGGATTGGTCGCCACCTAGCTTTAATTCTTGAGAATGTAGGAATTTCTGTCAAAGTCGTGGATAAAGATCGTAACCGCTGTCAGGAATTAGCTGAGATACTAAATGATGGACTAGTTCTTTGCGGTGAAGGAACAGATATTGATTTACTTATGGGAGAGGGAGTAGGGGAATCAGATGCTGTTATTTGTCTGACTGATGATGATAAGCTTAATTTATTAATCGCGCTCATTGCCAAGCATCTTGGTGCTCCAAAAACGTTTGTAAGAGTCGGTCGCTCGGATTATACCTCCCTTATGGAACAAGTAGGAGTTGATGTCGTCCTATCGCCACGCGTGCTCACAGCAGGTGTCATTTTGCGACAAGTTAGACGAAGCGATATTGTCTCGATCTCACTTCTTGAAGGAGCAAAAGCTGAAGCTATGGAAATCATTGTGGCTAGCACTAGCCCTGTTGCACATCGAAAACTTAAAGAAGCAAAACTTCCACGTAACTCTTTGATTGGATGCATAGTTCGAGACAAAAAAGCAATTATCCCGAATGGAGATACTTCACTTGAACCTGGTGATCGCGTCATCGTCTTTGCTTTACCTGATACTGTCCCTACTGTCGTTAAGCTCTTCGAAAATAAACTAGGGAGCAAATAA
- a CDS encoding ABC transporter substrate-binding protein has product MRYKSLLSTLLAITLLLTVVTGCAQSNPAKPGETQHAESATLKIGSLTIEENLPLFVAEKNGYFADEKVKVELVPFQSPVELQSAFQSGDLDGMITDIMIAAMLQSSGQDLRVTSIALGATPLEGRFAIVASPNSSIKTVQDLKEKSVGISNNSIIEYVTDGLLQEGGVNPSEVKKTTVAKIPVRVEMLLNNQIDAITVPDPQISYVVSKGAKIVAEDTQGANLSQSVILMKGKTIDSNSAAISNFYKAYTKAVDDINQTPDQYKDLLVKNANIPESVVESYKVQHYSKPQLPTENEFNNVITWMKSKNLLKNEVTYQGFVKSGLY; this is encoded by the coding sequence ATGCGTTATAAATCTTTACTCTCTACATTGCTAGCCATAACCCTTCTTTTAACCGTAGTAACCGGTTGTGCTCAAAGCAATCCCGCTAAACCTGGTGAAACTCAACACGCTGAATCCGCTACTTTGAAAATTGGATCCTTAACTATTGAAGAAAACTTACCTTTATTCGTTGCTGAAAAAAATGGGTATTTTGCTGATGAGAAGGTAAAAGTCGAACTTGTTCCTTTTCAAAGTCCTGTTGAACTTCAAAGCGCCTTTCAGTCGGGTGACCTTGATGGAATGATTACAGACATTATGATTGCTGCTATGCTCCAAAGTTCAGGTCAAGATCTGCGCGTGACTTCGATTGCACTAGGTGCAACTCCACTGGAGGGACGCTTTGCGATTGTCGCCTCTCCAAATAGCAGTATCAAAACCGTGCAAGATCTAAAAGAAAAAAGTGTTGGAATTTCAAACAATTCAATTATTGAGTATGTAACAGATGGCCTTCTCCAAGAAGGTGGGGTCAACCCATCCGAAGTAAAGAAAACGACCGTTGCCAAAATCCCTGTTCGCGTCGAAATGCTTTTGAATAATCAAATTGATGCTATCACAGTTCCCGACCCTCAAATCTCCTATGTCGTGTCAAAAGGCGCAAAAATTGTTGCTGAAGACACCCAAGGAGCAAACCTTTCTCAATCCGTCATCTTGATGAAAGGGAAGACGATAGACAGCAATTCAGCTGCAATTTCCAATTTCTACAAAGCTTATACGAAAGCCGTAGATGATATCAATCAGACCCCTGATCAATATAAGGACTTGCTCGTTAAAAACGCAAATATTCCTGAGAGTGTTGTTGAAAGTTACAAAGTACAGCACTATTCAAAACCCCAACTTCCAACTGAAAATGAGTTTAATAACGTCATTACTTGGATGAAAAGCAAAAACTTGCTTAAAAATGAAGTCACTTATCAAGGTTTTGTTAAGTCAGGATTATATTAA
- the trpA gene encoding tryptophan synthase subunit alpha: MNKLQQAFSNGKAFIPFITAGDPSLEITEKLVLKMAEEGADLIELGIPFSDPIAEGIVIQSADERALASGTTTDKIFDMVHHIRKVCKVPMAFMTYVNPIFTYGTEQFMENCQEAGIDALIVPDVPFEEKDELLPACSQYGIELISMIAPTSKERIRQIAREAEGFVYCVSSMGVTGVRREISTDVGEMVKLVKEIKDIPCAIGFGISTPEQAAKMVQYADGAIVGSAIVKIVEQYGMKCVAPVAEYVRKMKKAVMQSDS, translated from the coding sequence ATGAATAAGCTGCAACAGGCGTTTTCCAACGGTAAAGCTTTTATTCCCTTTATCACAGCAGGAGATCCCTCACTGGAAATAACCGAAAAGTTAGTGCTTAAGATGGCAGAAGAGGGTGCTGATCTAATCGAACTGGGTATTCCATTTTCTGATCCGATCGCAGAGGGCATCGTCATTCAAAGTGCGGACGAACGTGCGCTAGCAAGCGGTACAACAACTGATAAAATTTTTGACATGGTACATCACATCCGTAAGGTGTGCAAGGTCCCTATGGCTTTCATGACTTATGTGAACCCCATCTTTACTTATGGTACGGAGCAGTTTATGGAAAACTGTCAAGAGGCGGGGATTGACGCTTTAATTGTTCCTGATGTGCCTTTTGAAGAAAAAGACGAGCTTTTGCCGGCTTGCTCTCAATATGGCATTGAATTGATTTCGATGATCGCGCCAACCTCCAAGGAACGCATCCGTCAAATTGCTAGAGAAGCTGAAGGCTTTGTTTATTGTGTATCCTCTATGGGGGTCACAGGCGTGCGCCGAGAAATCAGCACCGACGTGGGTGAAATGGTTAAACTAGTTAAAGAGATCAAGGATATCCCGTGCGCGATTGGTTTTGGCATCTCCACACCTGAACAAGCGGCAAAGATGGTACAGTATGCGGATGGTGCAATTGTAGGAAGTGCAATTGTAAAAATCGTTGAACAATATGGCATGAAATGTGTAGCCCCTGTGGCAGAGTATGTCCGTAAGATGAAGAAGGCAGTAATGCAAAGCGATTCTTAG